Proteins encoded in a region of the Streptacidiphilus rugosus AM-16 genome:
- a CDS encoding helix-turn-helix domain-containing protein: protein MPGFSRGGNGFLARGREAADRIYLTAGQCSAPARTSGCARAVYNDSLRTGLPYPRSADCPDLLSVHGAGWSTLRRMLDGRATARYGRRVGIVGGACGVPCDRDLDGPEHPGRRTG, encoded by the coding sequence GTGCCTGGCTTCAGCCGGGGAGGGAACGGGTTCTTGGCTCGGGGCCGCGAGGCCGCGGACCGCATCTACCTGACGGCAGGTCAGTGCTCGGCGCCAGCCCGCACGTCCGGTTGTGCCCGGGCGGTGTACAACGACTCTCTCCGGACGGGACTCCCGTACCCGAGGAGCGCGGATTGCCCGGACCTTTTGTCCGTGCACGGGGCCGGATGGTCCACCCTCCGCCGCATGCTCGACGGGAGGGCGACGGCCCGGTACGGTCGCCGCGTCGGCATCGTCGGCGGGGCGTGCGGTGTCCCGTGTGACCGTGACCTCGACGGCCCGGAACATCCTGGCCGCCGGACGGGATGA